From Epinephelus fuscoguttatus linkage group LG17, E.fuscoguttatus.final_Chr_v1:
CATTTCCAAATCAAGCTGACATGAacaatggtgtaattttggcaaGTTTTATGGAAAACATGCTTTAAGGCGGGTTTGGAAggcttattttttattttatgttttaatcggcggtaaaataaatacagtaaacagccatttaaatttgtatgcccctcccctaagtcaaaataagaaaaactgaAGTCTCCTCCCAGTGTTTAAAATTATTGGACGTGCCTCCccttttttgcaccacccctccccctTAAGaagtaacaaacagtccctaaatgCAAAACTATTTTACTCAGTAATAAACATTGATAGACACTGGTATCTATTTTGGCTTTAACACTGATTTATACATTGAATTCATAGTTTTCTTGTCAGCAGTTTCCTGGTGGTttgggcagcacagtggtgcaggtGCAGTGGTCaacattgtcgcctcacagcatgggggttcctggtttgaacctggggtgggggagcccttctgtgtggagtttgcatgttctttctgtgtcagcgtgggttttctctgggtgctccggcttcctcccacagtccaaagacatgcaggttaattggtgattctAAATCATccatatgtgtgaatgtgagcgtgaatggttgtctgtcagtctggtgacctgtccagggtgtaccctgcttctGGCTCAATGTCTACGTAGAGAAGGGGCTCCTAAAAGTCAGCTCAGAGCAGTGTGAAGGAGGGAGCACGGGAGTATCAACTGGACAGAAAAATAGTAAGGGAATATGGGACACTGGAGGGACAGGCTGGGCAGCGGGACCTCATGAGGAAACGATTTATGCTGATACGTGttataaaaaaggaaaagaatcCAGCTTCTGTTGTCACAATGCATAtgcaaatgtccactttgactcaaggatgatctgattagtttttggtggtcataggtcaatgGTCAGCGTTGTTgcgaccttgtctgtctcattcttgtgaacatgatatcttaagaatgcctcgaaggaatttcttcaagtttaatacaaatgttcacttggatttaatgatgaactgattagattttggtggtcaaaggtcaaggtcagtgtcacCTCATCTTTcctattcttgtgaacacaatatctcaagagtaCATTGCGGGTATTTCTTCACAATACATGTTTTTGGTCATAGCTCTAGAATTctaatgctaattatgacaaaacttcacacaaatgtacagtaggataaaatgagaaagtgatgatttttttccttttttttatccaaaaggtcaaaggtcaactttactgtgacacCAAGGGTGAGGGGGCTTTATTGTGTGTATTGATTGCACAATAAAGTCTATTGCATCATGTCCTGCCAGCTTCAAGTGTTTTACCTTTATAGTATCGACACAAGTGGGTTGACAAAGAATTGACCAGAGCTCCAGATTTCTTTCCTGGCCCAGGTTGGGAACAATTTGCCACAACGAATTACAATAATCAAGCcgagaggtaacaaaagcatagATAACTTTTCCCAGGTCCTAATGAGGTAAAAACAGCTGTAATTTTGCTAAAATTTTGACCATAAACTGCTCTTCTCAACACAACTGACTTCcattccattttcatccgcttatccgaggatgggtcgcgggggcagcaggccaagcaaaacacttcagatgtccctctccccagcaatgctttccggCTCCTCTTGGGGGActccaaggcgttcccaggcaagatgagatatgtaatccctccagtgtgttctgggtctgccccggggcctcgtaccagtgggacgtgcctgaaacacctccagcgggaggcgcccaggaggcatcctgatcagatgcccaaaccacctcaactgacccctttggaCGTGAAGGAGCAGAGACTCTACTCCAAGTGTCCTCCTGATTGGGACAACTGACTTGTTTGTTAAAATTCAGTTAAGCATCCACCAAGACACCAAGATTTTTAACAATATTGTGCAAGTTTGCAGATAGGTACCTGAGTGCCTTACTTAGACTGTTGACAGAGCTAGGAGGACCAGACGTGATCCCTTTGgttctgttttcatttagttgGAGGAAGAATTTCACCATCCAACATTTGAAGTCATTTAGATATTTAAAGGGCTTTTCCAGTGAGCAGGCGCTGTCAGGTGTAACTGGTAGATTAAATTGTGTATTGTCTGCATAGTAGTGATACACAATGTTGTGTCTTTCAAAGATGCAGCCGAGGGAAAGCATGTATAATAAGAATAAGAGAGGGCCTAGAAGTGAACCTTTGGAATGCCACAATGGATGGGAGCATGAGATGAGGAACGCTTTCCTATAGTGACTGAGAAGGCTTTTTCTTTCTGGTAGGATGTACAGATTGTAGCACAGGACTCTGCAGACCCACTGCATCCTCCaggcattttaaatgaatgtcATGAGTAAGACGTAAATGGCACAGGGATAAATCAAATGGGATGACAAATCTCGACTGAATGTTTAGTTTGAAATATTCAGAACTTTGGCTATAGAGAAGGTGAATGATGACGTCAAGAGATTGATAAGAGACTTGATACTTTTGAAGCCTTCAATAAGGAGTTTgagctgtctctgtgtgtattaatgtctgtgtgtgtgtgtgtgtgtgtgttaactctttccagcagatgtccagcagctgttggttaaagaagaggttccccGTGAGCAGCAGGAGTTAACTGCCAttgtggaccaggaggacccagagctcccagacattaaagaggaacaggagggagagcagcttgagGGGCTGGAAGAGGCTGATATCAAGTTCACACTCACTTCTGTCCCTGTGAAAAGtgaagaagatgatgaagagaaagcTCAGTCGtcacagcttcatcaaagacaaactgaacagatggaaacaggagatgatggagaggactgtggaggacCAAAACCAGCCAGGGACTCAGACCTTgatacacatttacaaccaGCTACTGATGACAAGACTTCACACTCTGAACCTGCGATTGATGACAGTACAGATTGGGAGGACACTCAGGAACCTCAGTCAGGTTTAAACCTGCTGCAAAATATTGAAGTACCTGTAAGTGACATCGAATCTAATACTGGAAAAACATCAGTTAGCTCCTCTGAATGTGCTACAAGCTTTGGCCACAAGGGACATCCGCAGGAACGCACTGGAATCAAAACAGGGGAGAAACCATTTAGTTGTTCAGTTTGTGGCAAAAGATTCACACGACAAGATCATCTAAGACGCCACTTCACTGTCCACACAGGGGAAAGACCATTTAGTTGTTCAGTTTGTAGTAAAAGATTTGCACAAAAGGGACAGCTGAAACATCACCTAATTGTTCACACAGGGGAGAAACCATTTAGTTGTTCAGTTTGTGGTAAAGGATTTACATCCAAGGGAGACGTGAAACGACACTTCACTGTCCACACGGGGGAGAAACGATTTGGTTGTTCGGTTTGTGGTAGAAGATTCGCAGATGAATCGAATCTGCGACGACACTTGAAAATCCATGCTAAGCAGAAACTTTGGTTTGGTTGTTCAACTTGTGGAAACGATTCACACAAAAGCCACACCTGAAATATCACCTGACTGTCCacatcacagactgtatat
This genomic window contains:
- the LOC125904284 gene encoding uncharacterized protein LOC125904284 isoform X3; the protein is MSDNGNYWTLFSTLGFSYTEQDGSRGQQAKQNTSDVPLPSNAFRLLLGDSKAFPGKMRYVIPPVCSGSAPGPRTSGTCLKHLQREAPRRHPDQMPKPPQLTPLDVKEQRLYSKCPPDWDN
- the LOC125904284 gene encoding zinc finger protein 235-like isoform X2 — encoded protein: MPKAQMLRALVKQRLTAAAEEIFGLFERTIAEYEEELSRSKQENERQRKLLDAVFNPRLQLHRADVQQLLVKEEVPREQQELTAIVDQEDPELPDIKEEQEGEQLEGLEEADIKFTLTSVPVKSEEDDEEKAQSSQLHQRQTEQMETGDDGEDCGGPKPARDSDLDTHLQPATDDKTSHSEPAIDDSTDWEDTQEPQSGLNLLQNIEVPVSDIESNTGKTSVSSSECATSFGHKGHPQERTGIKTGEKPFSCSVCGKRFTRQDHLRRHFTVHTGERPFSCSVCSKRFAQKGQLKHHLIVHTGEKPFSCSVCGKGFTSKGDVKRHFTVHTGEKRFGCSVCGRRFADESNLRRHLKIHAKQKLWFGCSTCGNDSHKSHT
- the LOC125904284 gene encoding zinc finger protein 235-like isoform X1, which codes for MPKAQMLRALVKQRLTAAAEEIFGLFERTIAEYEEELSRSKQENERQRKLLDAVFNPRLQLHRAADVQQLLVKEEVPREQQELTAIVDQEDPELPDIKEEQEGEQLEGLEEADIKFTLTSVPVKSEEDDEEKAQSSQLHQRQTEQMETGDDGEDCGGPKPARDSDLDTHLQPATDDKTSHSEPAIDDSTDWEDTQEPQSGLNLLQNIEVPVSDIESNTGKTSVSSSECATSFGHKGHPQERTGIKTGEKPFSCSVCGKRFTRQDHLRRHFTVHTGERPFSCSVCSKRFAQKGQLKHHLIVHTGEKPFSCSVCGKGFTSKGDVKRHFTVHTGEKRFGCSVCGRRFADESNLRRHLKIHAKQKLWFGCSTCGNDSHKSHT